One part of the Humulus lupulus chromosome 9, drHumLupu1.1, whole genome shotgun sequence genome encodes these proteins:
- the LOC133802643 gene encoding rac-like GTP-binding protein RAC2 — protein sequence MSTARFIKCVTVGDGAVGKTCMLISYTSNTFPTDYVPTVFDNFSANVVVDGSVVNLGLWDTAGQEDYNRLRPLSYRGADVFLLAFSLISKASYENISKKWISELRHYAPHVPILLVGTKLDLRDDKQYVIDNPGTTVITTAQGEELKKLIGAVMYVECSSKTQQNVKTVFDAAIKVALRPPKPKKKQRKQRSCSFL from the exons ATGAGCACAGCAAGGTTTATCAAATGTGTGACTGTGGGAGATGGAGCAGTGGGAAAGACTTGTATGCTCATTTCTTATACAAGCAATACATTTCCAACG GATTATGTCCCCACAGTGTTCGACAATTTCAGTGCCAATGTGGTGGTCGACGGTAGCGTTGTGAACCTAGGCCTATGGGATACTGCag GGCAAGAAGATTACAATAGGCTAAGGCCATTAAGCTATAGAGGAGCAGATGTGTTTTTGTTGGCCTTCTCTCTGATAAGCAAAGCCAGTTATGAGAACATTTCCAAAAAG TGGATTTCTGAGCTTCGGCATTATGCTCCTCACGTGCCAATTTTGCTTGTGGGAACAAAACTTG ATTTGAGAGATGACAAGCAATATGTAATTGATAATCCTGGGACAACTGTAATAACAACTGCACAG GGAGAGGAATTAAAGAAATTAATTGGTGCAGTCATGTACGTAGAGTGCAGCTCAAAGACTCAGCAG AATGTGAAGACAGTTTTCGATGCTGCAATAAAGGTGGCTTTGAGGCcaccaaaaccaaagaaaaagCAACGCAAGCAAAGATCATGCTCCTTCCTCTAA